In a single window of the Veillonella sp. genome:
- a CDS encoding shikimate kinase — protein MIIKRNIMLIGSMGSGKSHFGRNLAERKGWQFVDTDRVLEGRFGLPIAEIFKKIGEKAFRRAEMDVLKKVCLYHEAVISVGGNFPIEHRTLKVLKKYSYIIGIRAAQFRIVSRVNRRIGKRPTMDYNNVHAFVHAMIQSWKPVYKQCDFVLDTTNGRTYDFMQRIEDELVTSGVQFKARRQPNDTENRDGKQSSQELQFNNSLRNKLNNPRLSKTQRFNKKISNDTETISKQRTPQGGNGYEKNRNTNKRRRRTWNERRHKSAN, from the coding sequence ATGATAATAAAACGAAATATTATGCTCATCGGTTCTATGGGGAGTGGCAAGAGCCATTTCGGTCGTAATCTTGCGGAACGCAAGGGGTGGCAATTTGTAGATACCGATCGCGTATTAGAAGGTCGTTTTGGGTTGCCTATTGCTGAAATATTCAAGAAAATTGGGGAAAAAGCATTCCGACGTGCAGAAATGGATGTACTGAAAAAGGTTTGCTTATATCACGAAGCAGTCATCTCCGTAGGTGGTAATTTCCCCATTGAACATCGCACATTAAAGGTATTGAAGAAATATTCTTATATCATTGGTATCCGAGCTGCACAATTTCGCATTGTCAGTCGTGTGAATCGCCGTATTGGGAAACGGCCAACCATGGATTATAACAATGTTCATGCCTTTGTACATGCTATGATACAATCCTGGAAACCGGTGTATAAGCAGTGTGATTTTGTACTAGATACAACAAATGGTAGGACCTATGATTTTATGCAACGTATTGAGGATGAGTTAGTAACCTCAGGTGTTCAATTTAAAGCAAGACGTCAACCCAATGATACGGAAAATAGAGATGGTAAACAGTCATCTCAAGAATTACAATTTAATAATTCTCTAAGAAACAAATTAAATAACCCTAGATTATCTAAAACACAACGCTTTAATAAAAAGATTTCTAATGATACAGAAACTATATCCAAACAACGTACACCACAAGGGGGTAATGGATATGAGAAGAATCGCAATACTAACAAGCGGCGGAGACGCACCTGGAATGAACGCCGCCATAAGAGCGCTAACTAG
- a CDS encoding ATP-dependent 6-phosphofructokinase, which translates to MNAAIRALTRKAIHEGFEVFGIERGYLGIMEEQFVPLANRSVGGIITQGGTMLKTARFPEFQNEDVQRKAYDILKAHSIDHLIVIGGDGSMRGATSLAKLGMSTMTIPCTIDNDMGGTQYTLGFDTALNTVVDAVGRIRDTSNSHERVAIVEVMGRKAGHIALKAGLACGAEIVLVPEKPMPLHEVCRHLKETQIRGKEYSVILVAEGAYNSGEVKFYIKEHTEFDPSLTVLGYLQRGGGPSAFDAILAARMSETCIELLMNGTDNRLIGYIDGHIRAISYQEAESLLFPINEKDYTLLSILSS; encoded by the coding sequence ATGAACGCCGCCATAAGAGCGCTAACTAGAAAAGCCATTCATGAAGGCTTTGAAGTTTTTGGTATTGAACGTGGCTATTTAGGTATTATGGAAGAACAATTTGTTCCTTTAGCAAACCGTTCTGTAGGTGGCATTATTACTCAAGGCGGTACCATGCTAAAAACAGCTCGTTTTCCTGAGTTTCAAAATGAAGATGTTCAGCGTAAAGCTTACGATATTTTGAAAGCCCATAGCATTGACCACCTTATTGTTATTGGTGGCGACGGTTCTATGCGAGGCGCTACGAGTTTAGCTAAGTTAGGTATGTCTACGATGACGATTCCCTGTACTATAGATAATGATATGGGTGGCACTCAATATACGCTAGGATTTGATACGGCGCTCAATACTGTAGTTGATGCGGTTGGAAGAATTCGTGATACATCTAATTCCCATGAACGGGTAGCCATTGTAGAGGTAATGGGACGTAAAGCAGGTCATATTGCGCTTAAAGCGGGTCTTGCCTGTGGTGCAGAAATTGTACTCGTTCCTGAAAAACCTATGCCTTTACATGAGGTCTGTCGTCATTTGAAGGAAACACAAATCCGTGGTAAAGAATATAGTGTGATACTCGTTGCTGAAGGTGCTTACAATAGTGGAGAAGTAAAATTCTATATTAAGGAGCATACGGAATTTGATCCTAGTTTGACTGTATTAGGCTATTTACAACGCGGTGGTGGGCCTTCTGCATTCGATGCTATTTTAGCGGCACGTATGAGTGAAACTTGTATTGAGTTATTGATGAATGGTACAGATAATCGACTAATTGGATATATTGATGGTCATATTCGTGCTATTTCTTATCAAGAGGCTGAAAGTCTTTTATTTCCTATTAATGAAAAGGATTATACATTATTATCCATTTTAAGCAGTTAA
- a CDS encoding fimbrial assembly protein, which translates to MAWDGRYINLMPRSLRWHSLWHKYRYYLYGMSIVYGIVGLIAIGWCWSGYKQYKTEKAELLTLLENSQYQSIGKQYEDIASVKNRILKNSSGKNKETIFQNTIVLYVLDIAMEQGISLQHLNIKDEHISVDGIGHSDEACRKFIASLQQRLIGMDCHGTVKADQGMYIFHMEGSKGEHNISSREDSNEHTSVGHHH; encoded by the coding sequence TTGGCTTGGGATGGTAGATATATTAATCTAATGCCTCGATCGTTACGTTGGCATAGTTTATGGCATAAATATCGTTATTATCTATATGGCATGAGTATTGTATACGGAATAGTAGGATTAATAGCTATAGGTTGGTGTTGGTCTGGTTATAAACAGTATAAGACTGAAAAGGCAGAACTATTGACGCTATTGGAAAATTCGCAGTATCAGTCAATTGGAAAACAGTATGAGGATATCGCATCAGTTAAAAATAGAATACTTAAGAATAGTTCTGGAAAAAATAAAGAAACTATTTTTCAAAATACTATCGTTTTATATGTTCTTGATATAGCTATGGAACAAGGGATCAGTTTACAACATCTCAACATAAAGGATGAACATATTAGTGTAGATGGTATAGGCCATAGTGATGAAGCATGCCGTAAATTTATAGCTAGTCTTCAACAAAGGTTAATTGGAATGGATTGTCATGGAACAGTTAAAGCCGATCAAGGTATGTATATATTCCATATGGAAGGATCTAAAGGCGAGCACAACATATCCAGTAGAGAAGATAGTAATGAGCATACTAGTGTGGGGCATCATCATTAG
- a CDS encoding efflux RND transporter periplasmic adaptor subunit, with the protein MKEFLQKHRKRIIAGAVVLCVLGGGTYYYMHSEGSKQTQKLYTTGKVEKGDVKTSISATGTINPVNYVDVSTNVAGKLEKVLVKENDQVTAGQVIAYIDTRQLQASADDARAALAKAELDMNRYKTLAEQNAIAQQTYDDSVTSYERAKSTYDRAAADLSDATITAPMSGTVIGTPLKAGQTISTGISTQMIIATIADLSDLEIYLTVDETDIGSIKQGAKVEFTVDSKPGETFTGYVSEIAKGTKGNMGATSTSVVYYTVKVQIPENISNNFLPSMTARATIFGEDIKNTLVVPLTAVRTDKQGEYVYVIKDGQPVRTAVSTGVTGDTNVQILKGLSEGDEIIVSGDVTAPKNNSRGPF; encoded by the coding sequence ATGAAAGAATTTTTGCAAAAGCATCGTAAACGCATTATTGCAGGTGCTGTTGTTCTTTGTGTTCTTGGTGGTGGTACATACTACTACATGCATAGCGAAGGTTCTAAGCAAACACAAAAATTATATACAACTGGTAAGGTAGAAAAGGGTGATGTAAAAACTAGTATTAGCGCAACTGGTACTATTAACCCTGTAAATTATGTAGACGTTTCTACGAATGTGGCTGGCAAGCTTGAAAAAGTCTTAGTAAAAGAGAATGATCAAGTTACGGCTGGTCAAGTTATCGCTTATATTGATACACGTCAATTACAAGCCTCTGCAGATGATGCACGAGCTGCATTAGCTAAGGCAGAACTTGATATGAATCGTTATAAAACATTAGCAGAACAAAATGCTATCGCTCAACAAACCTATGATGATTCTGTAACATCTTATGAACGTGCAAAATCTACGTATGACCGCGCAGCAGCAGATTTAAGCGATGCTACAATTACAGCACCAATGTCTGGCACTGTTATAGGCACTCCATTGAAAGCTGGTCAAACTATCAGTACCGGTATTTCTACACAAATGATTATCGCTACTATTGCAGATTTAAGTGACTTAGAAATTTACTTAACTGTAGATGAAACCGATATTGGTAGTATTAAACAAGGTGCTAAGGTAGAATTTACAGTAGACTCTAAGCCAGGTGAAACTTTCACAGGCTACGTATCTGAAATTGCAAAAGGTACAAAAGGTAACATGGGCGCTACAAGTACTAGCGTAGTGTACTATACTGTAAAAGTTCAAATTCCTGAAAATATTTCCAACAACTTCTTACCATCTATGACTGCTCGTGCAACCATCTTTGGTGAGGATATTAAAAATACATTGGTAGTACCTCTTACGGCAGTGCGTACAGATAAGCAAGGGGAATACGTATATGTTATTAAAGATGGTCAACCAGTACGTACCGCTGTTTCTACAGGTGTAACTGGTGATACTAACGTACAAATTCTAAAAGGCTTATCTGAAGGTGATGAAATCATCGTCAGTGGTGATGTAACAGCACCTAAGAATAATAGCCGTGGACCATTCTAA